GTactattagaaaaaaatgtaaaacaaattctaTCTACTTTGAAATTCTGGCCCATATTGCATTATTTgatgaaaaatacattatttgatgaaaaatacaaagttatatatatatatatatatatatatatatatatatatatatatatatatatatatatatatatatataaaagttctGTACTGACACATTTTTACTTGACTTTCAATTCTCAGTCACAATATAGTTTCATCCTGCAAAGCACAAGGACAGTGCAGAATACTTGTAGAGAACAGGTCAAAATGCAAGTCTAAACTGTGTCTTGTTACtttctgtttataaaaaatgTCCATATGAAAGGTATAtgatttcaagtttgttttcataaagaaaaaaatctcaCAAATACCACCTGATGGAAAAAGAAATTCACCAAAAATCCTTCAACTTTCACAGCAAGCAGGAACAAAGGCATCACATACTGCACTTCTATACAAACCCCAGCAGCGAAGTGTGTTTGAATGAGGGCAGGGAAAGTCTTTCAGAGCTCAAAAGCACATCACTGTTTCCATTCAGATTAATATTTGTttgataaaatgtgttttcagcaaCCAGGCTGCCAAATGTCATAGCTCTGGATTGAGCACATCCAAATGAATGTTGACAATTATTTTGCACTACCAGCATGCAAAACAATAACCGTTACTGTGCTTCAGTTTGGAATGTGGTGTGGGTCTTTATATCCTCTAATTCTGAGGATAACCACAACTCAACATATTAAGACTAATaattttgcacaaaaaaacaaaaacaaaaaacaaaacaaaaaaaatcttagtgCTAACAATACCAGCATAATTTAACAATATCGTAAAATTAggggtttaaattattattattattattttttaagctaGTAAACTGAATTCCTGAAGTACAGCAATTTTTGCTCCCATGAAAATGCTGATGTTAAACAGCACCAGTTCCTATAGAAATTATTAATTTACCCCTCTCCCCCAGTCCATCACGTATCCCAGTTACATTCTTTACAAGCGATATTGACTAATCTCAACTCCAACTCGAAAGCGTCTGGACGCTCCTGAGGGTTGGCAGACAGCATTTCCTTGATCAGCTGCTTCATGTTGGCGTTCATGTTCTTTTTCTTCACAGGGATGTGGAGCTCCATTTTGGGATTTTCCAAAAGTGCTTCCCCAACGGGCACAATCTCAGCCCCCTGCTTCACATAGCTCCCCAACAGCTCCTTCTTGGTCTCTGTGTCTATGAAAGTGATGCGCTCCAACATGGCCCAGATGATAATGCCCAGGGCGAAGATGTCTGCTTTGGCAGTGTAATGTCCCTCCCAGACCTCGGGGGCCATGTAAAAGTCAGTCCCGCAGGCTGTGGAAAGGAAACACTTGTTCACATTGACGGGCTCCTCTGGGTTGAGCCCGGACGCAGAGCACACTTTGCTCAAGCCGAAGTCTGCCACTTTGAGAGTGGGCTCTGGCAGGCCAGTGGGGGTCCTGTCCTGCAAGATCAGGATGTTGTCCGGTTTCAGGTCCCTGTGGATGATTTGGTTTTTGTGCAGGAAGGCCAGGGCGCTGCTGAGCTGCAGCATGAAGCTGGTGTTGGTCTTGCGGCTCGGTTTCCTGGAAAGCAGGTACGCGTTCATGTCTCCTCCGTCGCAAAAATCCATCACAAACCACAGGTAGTAGGAGCTGCGGGGGTCAAAGGCAATCTCTCCCTTCAGTGAAGTCTCCACCAGCttgaacaacaaacaaaacaaaagttcactaaagtacatttaaaatgctttatacATTACAGTGGGGTTAGAAACTCATCTTGGGTTCAGGTAGAGTATTCCATTGAAATTATCGGGTGCTTCTGAGCTACTCATAATTAGTACAGAATGAATACGTCTCACAAGGCAAGAGGTTTACAAATAGGAGTTTTTAATGCAGCTTCAGGGAGGAGCAATTTATTCATCAGGGGGAAGGatcataaaagtaaaaatatggGTGCTTGAAGAGTTCCTAACTTTAGTACAGTGTCTAATAGAGAAAGCAATAGAGAATTCCTTTGCAGTACACCCTTCCCGAGGACTCCCATTTACACTCAGCTAAATGTGTGACCATCGATTTACTGTTATATCATTCCCACACTTCAATATTAATAGTGGTAAAAAACCATAATCGATTGCAATTGTGTTAAAGTAAGTTGCAACAATACACAGCAAGTAATGAGAAAGTGGTGGCAACGCAGTTTTATGAACAACCGTGCAGAGAGTATAAAGCAAACAGAATGCCCCTCAGGGATCATGCAAATTATTTTGGTTTAAGAGTACACAAATTGTCTTtcactactactacaaaaaagcACATTGCATACACAGTGTCTGCATATAATTTCCGTTTCTATTTATGAGAGCACACTGCAGGGTGAATTGGGCTCCTGTCCACATATTAAGGCTCTCATCCTCCTCCACAGGATTCCAGGACTACATCCAGCCAAAGAGGACAGAATCACTGAATGTTATTTCTATTTGGCAGATACTCTGCACATTCTGAACTTTTCAATTACTGTCAGTACTGGTAGCCAAATGTGATCATCCCTCCAGGCAGATTAACCCTATGTTGCATTGCATCCAGCACACATTTAAGTACTGTAGGCGAGTGAGGGGTCATCTACTGCAACCCTGACCGAGCACAGGAGGACCATACgatttgaacttgcaacattCTGGGCTTGTGATCATTTTTGCTGTACTGGACTCAAGATTACTCAATACAAGGGTAAAACACACTATGACTATGGAATGTATAAAGCAGTGCATGAAACAGACCAGTAGCACCTCTAGACAGTCAGCTGAGCTTAAAAAGCTGGACAGAGTGTCGTGGCGTAGCGATTTACCTGTGAATTGGTTCATTAGCATGCATGTTGTGCTTAATACAGCCCAATCACGTTATGCAGTTTAACCAATCACACTTTTTGACCCCTGGAAGAGCACATTTTAGAAGATTAGTCCTAAGAAAGGATTAGTTGTCTGCATAAACAATTGCAGCATTTCTGTAAAATGTCAacacatttcagcaagacaactGGGAAGGCAGCCAAATCCCTGGGATGGCAAAGCACTAAAGAGACTAACAGGCTAAGAGTACATGCCTTAAAGTACTGCTGAGACTGTGCAAACAAGAATTAAATGTCACTCTGTATGAGCTACTGATATATGCATTACCTTTAAGCATCAGCCCCCTTCTGATTGTAAACAGGTTTAACAGACTGCAACACAGACCAATACAAAATTCAGATACTGTTCATGCAATGTTCTCCCAATACAGAACAGCGAGTGTAATATTAACACCTAACGGTTGCAGCAAATCAAAGCCCTTGGGAAGTTATTACACCAACATGCAAAAATAGCCCaacagcactgttacagcatGTTGTGTGTTTTCAGAGAAACAAGATAAACTAATTGAACCCAATCTCTTGCAATTGGTCTGTTATCAGACATATTTAAAATTGTAGTCTGAACTATGTACTTTAACTGGATCTTGGCCAGAGAAAAACATGAATGCAGCTTATTTCGCTGAACAAAACAGGTCTGaatattaatcaattaaaaagtTTGACAACAATGCATCTGAAACTGACATTAAAAGGCATAACTAGTGGGTCTGAAATATGTTTTATCACCGCACCAAAGTGTTTCCTGCAACACATTCAGAAATGGAGATACCTTGGATTTCTGTAAAAAAAGTACTTGAGTTTTACAAAAATCAATTACATTGAATTGCGACCCCTGTCCCAAAAAAATAATCAGCAATAGCTGGCTGCACTCAGTGCAATACTGATGTGAAAGATAacagaatgaaaaagaaaacgaaaCAATTGGCTGTGTATGCACTTGCAACCAAGCGATTCAGAGATACCTTTCCAGAACTTCTAGAAACCCTCTGGCAATTCCTTTCTACAAAACACCGAGCGATCCATTCCACAAGCTAACCACATGGCCAATGACCACTGAATACCTTCTGTGAATGCTACTGACCGCAGCATGTGACTGATGACAAAGCCTGTTAGTTAAAAGGAGGAGCAGCTGGTTGGTTGCAGATAGGAAAAAAGGGCTTGAACTCATGGGGACCATTTCACTCTCCAGCTAAAATGACCAAGGATGTGCAAGCGTTTATTCCAGtctttaactcctgttttttttttttttttaagaggcaagacacctgttaattttacaaaaagtgATATAAACCTCTTAGGAACCCTCAAGGTGCttcgtttttcattttgtaaaagtatCAAAAGGAGTTAAGAATGgaagaaatgctttgaaaaatatgGCCCATTAAATacacatatattaaataaaataataaatattggaGACCTACCTAATaattgtgttagctacaaccacCTTAATAAAACTGTGCAGTTATTTAAGTGATCAAGGTTTTACCAGCAAGGGAAACAGTTGATGCAACCTGTAATTGTAGCAGTTATAGGACAAGTGTTttggtctatttatttatttatttttttacaaaaaaaaaaaaaaaaaaagccattgagGTGCTTCTTCCAGGCGGAATCTGACTAAAAACACTGGGCTTGGCGACGGCTGCTGTCACTTTCCTGTCAATGGGAGTCTTCGAGACAGCTGTTTCTCTAAACTACACGGCGTATTGCAAGATGACACGTTGTGTAATCCCAATGAAAGAGAACGACACAGACATTGTTATTTGACTACAGCACTCCCTCGTTGTTTGTCTATCTGACATTACGCTCCAAATAATAGTGAATGCACTTTGAACCACTGCTACAGTACCTCCAGGTAAAGAGACGAATTGGATCCATGCGTCATTCTTTGCACCATGCCATCTTTCTGTAGTATGCACTCCTCCAGGTGAATGATGTTGGGGTGCTGGCTCTGGATGCTGCTCAAAGCCCAGAACTCTCGCAGTGCTAACTCCACATTCTCCGGAGCATGGCAGCGGATCTTCTTCACTGCCACCCGAGCACCAGTCTT
The sequence above is drawn from the Polyodon spathula isolate WHYD16114869_AA unplaced genomic scaffold, ASM1765450v1 scaffolds_580, whole genome shotgun sequence genome and encodes:
- the pdik1l gene encoding serine/threonine-protein kinase pdik1l isoform X1 translates to MFSVFLSVWVCGSSSTGTRRRACSRTVYPSITGLHYLGRGERRFLRFVSPRLLCFAAFLESLCVPAVIPSAVRAPEKGPRALRTHRVKQRESEREGLYNGCQKNKSEGEKTDEKSAVRDIAQLVETSLKGEIAFDPRSSYYLWFVMDFCDGGDMNAYLLSRKPSRKTNTSFMLQLSSALAFLHKNQIIHRDLKPDNILILQDRTPTGLPEPTLKVADFGLSKVCSASGLNPEEPVNVNKCFLSTACGTDFYMAPEVWEGHYTAKADIFALGIIIWAMLERITFIDTETKKELLGSYVKQGAEIVPVGEALLENPKMELHIPVKKKNMNANMKQLIKEMLSANPQERPDAFELELRLVNIACKECNWDT
- the pdik1l gene encoding serine/threonine-protein kinase pdik1l isoform X2, translating into MVSSQPKYELVQEVGRGGYGVVYEALVKKTGARVAVKKIRCHAPENVELALREFWALSSIQSQHPNIIHLEECILQKDGMVQRMTHGSNSSLYLELVETSLKGEIAFDPRSSYYLWFVMDFCDGGDMNAYLLSRKPSRKTNTSFMLQLSSALAFLHKNQIIHRDLKPDNILILQDRTPTGLPEPTLKVADFGLSKVCSASGLNPEEPVNVNKCFLSTACGTDFYMAPEVWEGHYTAKADIFALGIIIWAMLERITFIDTETKKELLGSYVKQGAEIVPVGEALLENPKMELHIPVKKKNMNANMKQLIKEMLSANPQERPDAFELELRLVNIACKECNWDT